The following coding sequences are from one Triticum dicoccoides isolate Atlit2015 ecotype Zavitan chromosome 4A, WEW_v2.0, whole genome shotgun sequence window:
- the LOC119284244 gene encoding uncharacterized protein LOC119284244 produces MAISTTSIIFPIIVFMLLSTTIPTQASGSCSGNSNATDLMVEACKNASINSYVKTVPEEFCLSTLQSDIQSIKAKDLHDLVFIAMDITKGRLNSARAMVKKMLQNAKKGTVRMCVLRFCEVDYEEMASILNICDAMIRNYQGYTGNMRFEELASCVFDAYHPAGACEDELQDMPEEAALFKENTELLMLVRMGSNFLVPMAVP; encoded by the coding sequence ATGGCAATATCAACTACCTCCATCATTTTCCCCATCATTGTCTTCATGCTTCTTTCCACAACCATCCCTACTCAAGCTAGTGGCTCCTGTAGTGGAAACTCAAATGCAACTGACCTCATGGTGGAAGCATGCAAGAACGCCTCAATTAACTCCTACGTCAAGACTGTCCCCGAAGAATTTTGTTTATCGACCCTGCAGTCTGACATTCAGAGCATCAAGGCCAAGGATCTCCATGATCTAGTATTTATTGCCATGGACATCACCAAGGGCCGCCTCAATTCTGCTAGAGCCATGGTCAAGAAAATGCTACAAAATGCCAAGAAGGGTACGGTAAGGATGTGTGTCCTCCGTTTCTGTGAGGTGGACTATGAAGAAATGGCAAGTATTCTCAACATATGTGATGCCATGATAAGGAACTACCAAGGATACACGGGAAACATGCGGTTCGAAGAGCTGGCTAGCTGTGTGTTTGACGCATACCACCCTGCCGGCGCATGCGAAGATGAGCTTCAGGATATGCCAGAGGAGGCGGCGCTGTTCAAGGAAAACACTGAGCTGCTAATGCTAGTACGGATGGGCTCTAACTTCCTAGTCCCAATGGCAGTACCATAA